From the genome of Rhodobacteraceae bacterium Araon29, one region includes:
- a CDS encoding GNAT family N-acetyltransferase encodes MPLTNAPRLLSERLILRGPEPRDMEPVIAFMQDETRASGFGHIPERGAAWRWFALNVGHWHIHGYGYFTIETKTGEIAGISGIWNPETWPEPEVGWVVFDGFEGRGIAYEAACRVRRWAYEDLGFTTLTSNIVPGNDRSIALAERMSATYERSYHNTNMGENMLFRHPAPEALL; translated from the coding sequence ATGCCTTTGACCAATGCCCCCCGTCTGCTCAGTGAGCGGCTTATCCTGCGCGGCCCCGAGCCGCGCGATATGGAGCCCGTGATCGCATTTATGCAGGATGAAACCCGCGCCAGCGGCTTTGGCCATATCCCCGAGCGCGGCGCGGCGTGGCGCTGGTTTGCGCTAAATGTGGGCCATTGGCACATCCATGGCTACGGTTATTTCACCATTGAAACAAAAACCGGCGAGATCGCCGGCATCAGCGGTATCTGGAACCCCGAAACATGGCCCGAACCAGAAGTGGGCTGGGTGGTCTTTGACGGCTTTGAAGGCCGCGGTATCGCCTATGAAGCCGCTTGCCGCGTCCGCCGCTGGGCCTATGAAGATCTTGGCTTTACCACTTTGACCAGCAATATCGTGCCCGGCAATGACCGCTCGATCGCTTTGGCCGAACGCATGAGCGCAACTTACGAGCGCAGCTATCACAACACCAACATGGGCGAAAACATGCTTTTCCGGCATCCGGCACCCGAGGCTCTGTTATGA
- a CDS encoding GNAT family N-acetyltransferase — MTSIPQLETEQLILRAPQIEDLDAMAQFFASPRSHSVGGPLDRGQVWRALLRSAGHWQLRGYGLWHVIEKSSASMCGFCGFLEHIEWPEAELAWGVHNGYEGKSIAYEAALAARTAGAALGVPQPISMINPQNTRSRRLAERLGAWVEKETELLGEPALIYRHPKPEAA, encoded by the coding sequence ATGACCAGCATACCACAGCTTGAAACCGAGCAGCTGATCCTGCGTGCACCTCAAATTGAGGATCTGGATGCTATGGCGCAGTTTTTCGCCTCACCCAGATCCCACAGTGTCGGCGGACCGCTCGATCGCGGTCAGGTCTGGCGCGCGCTGCTACGCAGCGCTGGCCACTGGCAGTTGCGCGGCTATGGGCTTTGGCATGTGATAGAAAAATCCAGCGCAAGCATGTGTGGTTTCTGCGGATTTCTTGAGCATATAGAATGGCCCGAGGCGGAACTCGCCTGGGGGGTACATAACGGATATGAAGGCAAGAGCATTGCCTATGAAGCGGCATTGGCCGCTCGCACTGCCGGCGCCGCGCTCGGCGTGCCACAACCCATTAGCATGATTAATCCGCAAAATACCCGCTCACGCCGGCTCGCCGAGCGGCTTGGCGCTTGGGTAGAAAAAGAAACCGAATTGCTTGGTGAACCGGCGCTGATCTACCGCCATCCGAAACCAGAGGCCGCCTGA
- a CDS encoding chorismate mutase translates to MTDASTRAATLLKGHRDSIDRLDAILVYTLGERFKHTRSVGKLKAEHDLPPADPTREAVQIARLEELAAQANLDPEFAKKFLNFIIQEVIQHHKQHQS, encoded by the coding sequence ATGACTGACGCCAGCACCCGCGCCGCGACACTTTTAAAAGGACACCGCGATAGCATTGACCGGCTTGATGCAATCCTTGTCTACACATTGGGCGAGCGGTTTAAACACACCCGCTCGGTGGGAAAGCTAAAAGCAGAGCACGATCTGCCACCCGCCGATCCGACCCGTGAAGCCGTGCAGATCGCACGCCTTGAAGAGCTTGCAGCTCAGGCCAATCTGGACCCTGAGTTTGCCAAGAAATTTCTGAATTTCATCATTCAGGAAGTCATCCAACACCACAAACAACATCAATCCTAG
- the rpsP gene encoding 30S ribosomal protein S16, which yields MAMKIRLARGGSKKRPFYRIVAADSRMPRDGRYVEKLGTYNPLLAKDSEDRVKMNLERIQYWLGEGAQVSDRVSRMLEAAGVLEKKTRNNPQKAVAGQKMQERAEEKAAKAAEAAEAPAEPVEEVAEAPAEAEAEAPAEAEAEAPAEAAEAPAEEVPAEAEAEAPAEEAPAEEAAAEDAEK from the coding sequence ATGGCCATGAAAATCCGTCTTGCCCGTGGGGGCAGCAAAAAACGCCCATTTTACCGCATTGTTGCGGCCGACAGCCGCATGCCACGCGATGGCCGCTATGTGGAAAAGCTGGGCACTTACAACCCTTTGCTTGCCAAAGACAGCGAAGATCGGGTCAAGATGAACCTCGAGCGCATCCAGTACTGGCTGGGCGAAGGCGCGCAGGTCAGCGACCGTGTAAGCCGGATGTTAGAGGCCGCCGGCGTGCTTGAGAAAAAGACCCGGAACAACCCGCAAAAAGCCGTGGCTGGCCAGAAAATGCAGGAACGCGCCGAAGAAAAGGCTGCTAAAGCCGCCGAAGCAGCTGAAGCGCCTGCAGAGCCCGTAGAAGAAGTGGCCGAAGCACCAGCAGAGGCAGAAGCAGAAGCACCTGCAGAGGCCGAAGCGGAAGCCCCGGCAGAAGCAGCGGAAGCCCCAGCAGAAGAAGTCCCAGCGGAGGCAGAAGCGGAAGCTCCAGCAGAAGAAGCTCCTGCAGAAGAAGCAGCCGCCGAAGACGCTGAAAAATAA
- the rimM gene encoding 16S rRNA processing protein RimM has protein sequence MKDDLICVGAIGGAFGVHGEVRLKSFTTEPEAIAEYAPVFTEDSTRAFDVVLTGRVKNGLSARMSGIVTKEDADALKGTNLFVPRDRLPSLPDDEFYHADLVGLTVYDTGGALLGEVRSVQNHGASDLLEIDGPGLKTTALLPFTRTAVPTVDLSAGKIIADPPEGLLPDAP, from the coding sequence ATGAAAGATGATTTGATCTGTGTCGGTGCAATCGGCGGGGCCTTTGGGGTCCACGGTGAGGTGCGGCTAAAAAGCTTTACCACTGAGCCCGAAGCCATCGCAGAATATGCGCCCGTTTTCACAGAAGATAGCACACGCGCATTTGATGTGGTGCTCACCGGCCGTGTCAAAAACGGTCTGAGCGCCCGTATGTCGGGGATTGTCACAAAAGAAGATGCTGACGCGTTGAAAGGCACGAATTTATTTGTGCCGCGCGACCGTTTGCCAAGCCTGCCGGATGACGAATTTTATCATGCCGATCTCGTGGGGCTGACAGTCTATGACACCGGCGGCGCCCTGCTAGGTGAAGTGCGCTCGGTGCAAAACCACGGTGCCTCGGATCTTTTGGAAATCGACGGCCCCGGGCTTAAAACCACAGCCCTGCTGCCCTTTACCCGCACAGCAGTACCAACCGTCGACCTTTCGGCGGGAAAAATTATTGCAGACCCGCCCGAAGGTTTGCTGCCGGATGCGCCATGA
- the trmD gene encoding tRNA (guanosine(37)-N1)-methyltransferase TrmD has protein sequence MTGPAKSHGRKSISASLKPQELMSANPKLAGVWTAQVITLFPQCFPGILSESLTGKALKDGKWALETTDLRRFGEGRHKNVDDTPAGGGAGMVLRADILGAAIDDARRSAPKDRPMVYLSPRGVRFDQAMARDWAGANGITLLCGRFEGVDQRVLEHYQIAEVSLGDFVMTGGEIAAQAMLDATVRLLPDVLGNAASVEDESHSNGLLEHPQYTRPATWNGRSIPEVLQSGHHGNIEKWRREMAEQLTQSRRPDLWDKKR, from the coding sequence ATGACCGGTCCAGCAAAATCCCATGGCCGTAAATCCATATCCGCCAGTTTAAAGCCCCAAGAGCTGATGAGCGCAAATCCAAAGCTCGCTGGGGTTTGGACTGCGCAGGTGATCACGCTTTTCCCCCAGTGCTTTCCTGGAATACTGAGTGAAAGCCTGACCGGAAAAGCCCTAAAAGACGGCAAATGGGCGCTTGAGACAACGGATTTGCGCCGCTTTGGTGAGGGCAGGCATAAAAATGTCGACGACACACCTGCAGGCGGCGGCGCCGGGATGGTGCTGCGCGCCGATATACTGGGCGCGGCGATTGATGACGCGCGCCGCTCTGCGCCCAAAGACCGGCCAATGGTCTATCTGTCCCCGCGCGGGGTGCGCTTTGATCAGGCCATGGCGCGCGACTGGGCTGGGGCAAATGGCATTACGCTGCTGTGCGGCCGCTTTGAAGGCGTCGATCAGCGGGTGCTGGAGCATTACCAGATTGCCGAGGTCTCGCTGGGCGATTTTGTCATGACAGGGGGGGAAATAGCCGCTCAGGCCATGCTGGATGCCACGGTCCGGCTGTTGCCGGATGTTTTGGGCAATGCCGCCTCGGTCGAGGACGAAAGCCATTCAAACGGGCTGCTTGAGCATCCCCAATATACCCGCCCCGCAACGTGGAACGGGCGGAGCATCCCCGAGGTTCTGCAATCCGGTCATCACGGCAATATCGAAAAATGGCGGCGCGAAATGGCCGAGCAGCTGACCCAATCCCGCCGGCCTGATCTTTGGGATAAAAAGCGCTAA